Proteins from one Veillonellales bacterium genomic window:
- the frr gene encoding ribosome recycling factor — protein sequence MTIKEVFSSHEARMKKALDALRKELATLRAGRATPALLDKITVDYYGTPTPVNQVANISIPEPRMITIQPWEKSMVAQIEKAILKSDLGLTPNSDGIVIRLSIPQLTQERRGELVKVIHKKAEESRVAIRNLRRDANDAAKKLEKDKITSEDETKKSQEEIQKLTDKYIKEVDHIMTAKEKEIMEV from the coding sequence ATGACGATTAAAGAGGTTTTTTCTAGCCACGAAGCAAGAATGAAAAAGGCCCTGGATGCATTGCGCAAAGAATTGGCCACTTTGCGGGCCGGACGTGCTACGCCGGCACTTCTGGATAAGATTACCGTTGATTATTATGGCACGCCGACTCCGGTGAATCAGGTGGCTAATATTTCGATTCCTGAGCCAAGGATGATTACCATCCAGCCATGGGAAAAAAGTATGGTAGCACAGATTGAAAAAGCAATTTTAAAATCGGATTTAGGCCTTACTCCTAACAGCGATGGAATCGTAATTCGTCTTTCCATCCCCCAATTGACCCAGGAACGGCGCGGCGAATTGGTAAAAGTAATTCACAAAAAGGCGGAAGAAAGCCGGGTGGCGATTCGCAATCTGCGGCGTGATGCCAACGATGCAGCGAAAAAGCTGGAGAAGGATAAAATAACTTCGGAAGATGAAACGAAAAAATCCCAGGAAGAGATTCAAAAATTGACCGATAAGTATATAAAAGAAGTCGATCATATTATGACAGCTAAGGAAAAGGAAATAATGGAAGTGTAA
- the ispG gene encoding flavodoxin-dependent (E)-4-hydroxy-3-methylbut-2-enyl-diphosphate synthase: protein MNEMIERKQTKTVYIGKVAVGGNAPVSVQSMTNTKTDHVAATVAQIKQLAQAGCDIVRLAVPDMAAAKALEQIKNCVDLPLIADIHFDYRLAMAAMDSGIDALRLNPGNIGDPEQIAIVVKMAKKRHIPIRIGVNAGSLDKKILVKHGGHPTPEALVESALHHIAILERLDFHDIKVSLKAHDVPLTIGAYRLMSETVDYPLHLGITEAGTIKSGVVKSAVGIGALLAQGIGDTIRVSLTGDPVEEVYIAKEILQSLGLREYGPTLISCPTCGRCGIDLAVIARQVEERLARIKSPLKVAVMGCVVNGPGEAQEADIGIAGGKGEGLVFRKGKVLKKVPENELLSALFQEIDKILKEEK, encoded by the coding sequence ATGAATGAAATGATAGAACGTAAACAGACAAAAACTGTATATATCGGGAAAGTAGCGGTAGGTGGGAACGCTCCTGTTTCCGTACAATCTATGACAAATACCAAGACGGATCATGTCGCTGCAACCGTAGCCCAAATTAAACAGCTGGCTCAGGCAGGCTGCGATATTGTCAGGCTGGCGGTGCCGGATATGGCAGCGGCAAAGGCACTGGAACAAATCAAAAATTGCGTCGATTTACCGTTGATTGCAGATATACATTTTGACTATCGTTTGGCAATGGCAGCCATGGACAGCGGTATTGATGCACTACGATTGAATCCCGGGAATATTGGCGATCCGGAACAGATTGCCATTGTTGTTAAAATGGCAAAAAAACGGCATATTCCCATTCGAATTGGTGTAAATGCCGGTTCTTTAGATAAAAAAATACTCGTGAAGCATGGTGGACATCCGACTCCCGAAGCATTGGTGGAAAGTGCGTTGCACCATATTGCTATTTTGGAGAGATTGGATTTTCATGATATAAAAGTATCTTTAAAAGCCCATGACGTGCCCTTAACAATCGGTGCTTATCGGCTAATGTCCGAGACGGTGGATTATCCACTTCATTTAGGCATTACTGAGGCAGGAACCATTAAATCAGGAGTAGTCAAATCGGCAGTTGGAATCGGAGCTTTATTGGCTCAGGGCATTGGTGATACCATCCGGGTTTCACTGACCGGTGATCCGGTGGAAGAAGTTTATATTGCTAAAGAAATCCTGCAATCTTTAGGTCTAAGAGAATATGGACCTACTTTAATATCCTGTCCGACTTGCGGTCGCTGCGGAATTGATTTGGCGGTGATAGCCCGCCAGGTGGAGGAACGTCTTGCCCGGATTAAATCTCCATTGAAAGTAGCTGTAATGGGGTGCGTAGTCAATGGACCGGGGGAAGCCCAAGAAGCAGATATCGGTATCGCCGGTGGTAAAGGCGAGGGCTTGGTGTTCCGAAAGGGCAAAGTTCTTAAAAAAGTACCGGAAAACGAATTATTGTCAGCACTTTTTCAGGAAATTGATAAAATACTCAAGGAGGAAAAATAA
- a CDS encoding phosphatidate cytidylyltransferase, giving the protein MLSKRILTAIIGVAVAAFVIQYGQWLFTMTVAGLSLTAWYEYCAMLQVKKFSILRNLGFCAILLLFGCAWLGNSQETVLVIVAVTVFALLHTVISAKGISIVDAGLTIFGLIYIGLLFTYLVLLRFSDLSLQLPNTLNFLSPGTAFLWVALIGTWSSDTFAYFIGTQFGKHKLCPTISPQKTVEGAIGGIAGCILIITFLGIWMQLSTIHSLFLGVLIAIIAPVGDLVESALKRFAGVKDSGRVLPGHGGILDRFDSILFTVPAVYYYVQIILLYQY; this is encoded by the coding sequence ATGCTTAGCAAAAGAATTTTAACGGCTATCATCGGTGTAGCTGTTGCTGCTTTCGTTATTCAATACGGACAGTGGTTATTTACGATGACAGTCGCCGGTCTTTCATTAACAGCATGGTATGAATATTGTGCCATGCTGCAAGTTAAAAAATTCAGTATACTGCGTAATTTGGGATTTTGTGCGATCCTTTTATTGTTTGGGTGTGCTTGGCTGGGAAATTCTCAGGAGACTGTGCTGGTTATTGTGGCTGTTACTGTCTTCGCTTTACTCCATACAGTTATTTCTGCCAAGGGTATAAGCATTGTAGATGCAGGGCTTACGATATTCGGACTTATTTATATAGGGCTGTTATTTACTTATTTAGTTTTATTGCGATTTAGTGATCTTTCTTTACAACTACCGAATACATTGAATTTTTTATCACCGGGAACCGCTTTTTTATGGGTTGCATTGATCGGAACTTGGTCAAGTGATACTTTTGCCTATTTTATCGGGACACAATTTGGTAAGCACAAATTATGTCCGACGATTAGTCCCCAAAAAACAGTAGAAGGTGCTATTGGCGGCATAGCGGGTTGTATATTGATTATAACCTTTTTGGGTATTTGGATGCAGCTTTCGACTATTCACAGCCTATTTCTCGGAGTATTAATCGCTATTATCGCACCGGTCGGTGATTTAGTTGAGTCGGCTTTGAAACGATTTGCCGGGGTAAAAGACTCAGGCAGAGTTTTACCTGGCCACGGGGGAATTTTGGATCGTTTTGACAGTATTTTATTCACGGTTCCGGCGGTTTATTATTATGTTCAGATTATTTTGTTATATCAGTATTAG
- a CDS encoding isoprenyl transferase, with amino-acid sequence MWWKKWFGKQNQQNRAQTYGLLDQSRIPRHIAIIMDGNGRWAQKRGLPRNFGHRAGVESLRQIVKTASEIGVGALTAYAFSTENWKRPIDEVNLLMRLLSDYLDSEINELHANNVQIRFIGKINGLADYLQHKIEKAQAQTAANTGLVLNLAVNYGGRSEITRAVQIIAGKVGKGEMTLQDINEATIQRYLYSSDLPDPDLLIRPSGDLRISNFLLWQLAYTEFWFTKINWPDFKPVDFIQAIVDFQKRDRRFGGLKK; translated from the coding sequence GTGTGGTGGAAAAAGTGGTTTGGTAAGCAGAATCAGCAAAATAGGGCACAAACATATGGATTACTGGACCAATCCAGAATTCCCCGGCATATTGCCATCATTATGGATGGCAATGGACGCTGGGCGCAAAAACGTGGACTGCCCCGTAATTTCGGACATCGTGCCGGAGTGGAAAGTTTGCGGCAAATTGTGAAAACAGCTTCTGAAATTGGTGTGGGGGCGTTAACTGCTTATGCTTTTTCTACGGAAAATTGGAAAAGGCCGATTGATGAGGTTAATTTATTAATGAGGTTGTTATCCGATTATTTGGATAGTGAAATTAATGAATTACATGCAAATAATGTACAAATTAGGTTTATTGGAAAAATTAATGGATTGGCTGATTATTTACAGCATAAAATTGAAAAGGCTCAGGCGCAAACAGCTGCTAACACAGGCTTAGTTCTTAACTTGGCTGTCAATTATGGCGGACGATCTGAGATTACGCGCGCTGTTCAGATAATTGCCGGGAAAGTCGGCAAAGGGGAAATGACTCTTCAGGATATTAATGAGGCTACGATTCAGCGGTATTTATATTCCAGTGATTTACCGGATCCGGATTTGTTGATCAGGCCTAGCGGTGACTTGCGAATCAGTAATTTTCTTTTATGGCAGTTGGCTTATACGGAATTCTGGTTTACAAAAATCAATTGGCCTGATTTTAAGCCGGTAGATTTCATTCAGGCAATAGTTGATTTTCAGAAGCGCGACCGCCGCTTTGGCGGCTTAAAAAAATAG
- the pyrH gene encoding UMP kinase → MGAAKYRRVVFKLSGEALAGSKGYGIDPVVVDSIARQIKAVQATKLQVAIVVGGGNIWRGLAGSTKGMDRATADYMGMLATVMNSLALQDALENCEVDTRVQTAIEMRQVAEPYIRRRAIRHLEKGRVVIFAAGTGNPYFSTDTTAALRAAEIEADVILMAKKNTDGVYDSDPRHNPEAKKFKELDYLEVIKLGLGVMDSTATTLCMDNKIPIIVFSIDEPGNILKAALGEDIGTVVGGKCDDD, encoded by the coding sequence TTGGGGGCTGCAAAATATAGACGCGTAGTTTTTAAACTGAGTGGCGAAGCGTTAGCCGGCAGCAAAGGATATGGTATTGATCCAGTCGTTGTTGACTCTATCGCCCGTCAAATTAAAGCGGTACAAGCCACCAAGCTGCAAGTTGCGATTGTAGTAGGCGGCGGTAATATTTGGCGTGGATTAGCCGGCAGTACTAAAGGAATGGATCGGGCAACTGCCGATTATATGGGGATGCTGGCTACAGTGATGAATTCATTAGCACTTCAGGATGCACTGGAGAATTGCGAAGTAGATACTCGCGTGCAAACTGCAATTGAGATGCGTCAGGTTGCCGAACCTTATATCCGACGTCGTGCAATTCGGCACTTGGAAAAAGGTCGAGTAGTTATTTTTGCTGCGGGAACCGGAAACCCCTATTTTTCAACTGATACCACCGCGGCTCTCCGTGCTGCTGAAATTGAAGCAGATGTTATTTTAATGGCCAAAAAGAATACGGATGGCGTATATGATTCCGATCCGCGTCATAATCCGGAGGCTAAGAAGTTTAAAGAATTGGATTATCTCGAGGTAATAAAGCTTGGATTGGGTGTTATGGATTCTACGGCAACTACCTTGTGTATGGACAATAAGATTCCCATTATTGTTTTTAGTATCGATGAGCCAGGTAATATTTTAAAGGCAGCCCTCGGCGAAGATATCGGCACTGTTGTGGGAGGGAAATGTGATGACGATTAA
- the rseP gene encoding RIP metalloprotease RseP, with product MSTTLIATIFVFGILIFFHELGHFMTAKLVGMRVDEFAIGFGPKLLSRQYGETLYSLRIIPLGGFNKIAGMDPDEEQDERSFFAKSVLSRMIVIVAGSAMNFILPVILFFLVFVSAGIDTPSNQPIVGSIMPDKPAAQAGMLPGDQVLTINNVPVEEWKDFVTAIQSNAGNNLAIRFQRDGSAYDVTLVPEYDQKLNRGIIGIMPIINNYQPGVLESVGLALKQTYMVANSMVVGIAQMITGKIAAEVAGPIGVAQMAGEVAQLGVIPLLQFTAFLSINLGLINLLPVPVLDGGHVVALTIEGIRGKPMNKSSMQIIQMIGFALLMLLMVVATFSDVARLKLF from the coding sequence ATGTCGACAACCCTTATTGCCACCATTTTTGTGTTTGGTATCTTGATTTTTTTTCACGAGCTGGGGCATTTCATGACGGCGAAGCTTGTGGGAATGCGGGTAGATGAGTTTGCAATTGGGTTCGGTCCTAAATTATTGAGCCGACAATATGGTGAAACTTTATATTCACTGCGAATTATACCGTTAGGCGGTTTCAATAAAATTGCGGGCATGGATCCGGATGAAGAGCAGGATGAGCGTTCTTTTTTTGCCAAATCGGTTTTGTCCAGGATGATTGTTATCGTGGCAGGGTCGGCGATGAATTTTATTTTACCGGTCATTTTATTTTTTCTTGTTTTTGTCAGTGCGGGTATTGATACGCCTTCCAATCAACCGATTGTGGGTAGTATTATGCCGGATAAGCCGGCGGCTCAGGCTGGTATGCTTCCCGGTGATCAAGTTTTGACAATTAATAATGTTCCGGTGGAAGAATGGAAGGATTTTGTTACCGCTATTCAAAGCAATGCCGGTAACAATCTGGCGATTCGTTTTCAACGTGACGGGTCAGCGTATGATGTAACCCTTGTGCCGGAATATGATCAAAAACTCAATCGGGGTATTATTGGTATTATGCCGATTATCAATAATTATCAGCCGGGGGTGCTGGAATCGGTTGGACTGGCATTAAAACAGACTTATATGGTAGCTAACAGCATGGTAGTCGGTATTGCTCAGATGATTACTGGGAAAATCGCGGCTGAAGTGGCAGGCCCTATTGGCGTAGCCCAGATGGCCGGTGAGGTTGCTCAGCTGGGAGTGATTCCCTTGCTGCAGTTTACGGCGTTTTTAAGCATTAATTTAGGATTAATCAATCTATTACCAGTGCCGGTGTTAGATGGAGGGCATGTGGTTGCTCTTACGATAGAGGGAATTCGCGGTAAGCCTATGAACAAATCCAGTATGCAAATTATCCAGATGATTGGCTTTGCGCTGCTGATGCTGCTCATGGTGGTTGCTACTTTTAGTGATGTGGCCAGATTAAAGCTCTTTTAA
- the tsf gene encoding translation elongation factor Ts, which produces MITAGMVKELRERSGAGMMDCKKALTETNGDIDKAIDFLREKGLAAAAKKAGRIAAEGLVEAYIHGAGRIGVMVEINCETDFVAKTDGFKALAKDIAMQIAAENPSYVRREEVPEEILNHEREVLKAQALNEGKPAKIVEKMIVGRIEKYYKEVCLMEQPFIKDTDRTITQLINENIAKIGENISIRRFTRYQLGEGLEKRSNDFAAEVMAAVKK; this is translated from the coding sequence ATGATAACCGCTGGCATGGTAAAGGAATTGCGCGAACGTAGCGGCGCAGGCATGATGGATTGTAAAAAAGCTTTAACGGAAACAAATGGTGATATTGATAAAGCAATTGATTTTCTGCGAGAAAAAGGACTGGCGGCAGCAGCCAAAAAGGCTGGACGAATTGCAGCCGAAGGGTTAGTGGAAGCATACATACATGGTGCCGGTCGCATTGGCGTTATGGTTGAAATTAATTGTGAAACGGATTTTGTTGCCAAAACCGATGGCTTTAAAGCGTTAGCAAAAGATATTGCGATGCAGATTGCTGCGGAAAATCCCAGTTATGTTCGTCGGGAAGAAGTTCCGGAAGAAATTTTGAATCATGAACGAGAAGTGTTGAAAGCACAAGCCTTAAATGAAGGCAAACCGGCTAAAATTGTTGAGAAGATGATTGTGGGACGAATCGAAAAATATTATAAAGAAGTTTGTTTGATGGAGCAGCCGTTTATAAAAGATACTGATAGAACGATTACTCAATTGATTAATGAAAACATCGCAAAAATTGGCGAAAATATTTCTATCCGTAGATTTACCAGATATCAGCTTGGTGAGGGGCTTGAGAAAAGATCGAATGATTTTGCTGCGGAAGTAATGGCGGCAGTTAAAAAATAA
- a CDS encoding 1-deoxy-D-xylulose-5-phosphate reductoisomerase, which yields MRHIAILGSTGSIGRQALDVIAANPNRFAVSALAALQKDQLLETQIEKFHPDVAVLVDKQAADRLARRYQGTTKILAGEEGLLEAATYHKADTVLTAIVGFAGLKPTMAAIRAGKTIALANKETLVSAGEIVTAAAKANHVSILPVDSEHSAILQCLQGEENKSIRRLLVTASGGPFRGFTTEQLENVSVEDCLCHPTWTMGRKITVDSATLANKGLEVMEAKWLFDIDYDQIEVVVHPQSMIHSMVEFVDGAVMAQLGRPDMRVPIQYALTYPERITADFPKMDFKTLSALTFESPDKNTFPALALAYQAGRVGGTLPCVFNAANEVAVYAFLQEKIGFSKITAVVKETMHSHSAMQHPDIEAICTADFWARHKARELVKMMK from the coding sequence ATGCGGCATATCGCTATTTTAGGCAGTACTGGATCAATTGGCAGGCAGGCGTTAGACGTCATTGCCGCAAACCCTAACCGGTTTGCAGTTTCAGCGTTGGCTGCTTTACAAAAGGATCAATTACTGGAAACACAAATTGAAAAATTTCATCCTGACGTGGCAGTGTTGGTTGATAAGCAGGCTGCTGATCGTTTGGCACGGCGCTATCAGGGGACTACAAAGATTTTAGCTGGTGAAGAAGGACTGCTGGAAGCAGCCACCTATCATAAAGCCGATACCGTATTGACTGCCATAGTTGGTTTTGCGGGACTTAAGCCAACCATGGCGGCTATTCGTGCCGGTAAAACGATCGCCTTGGCCAACAAAGAGACCCTCGTTTCCGCCGGTGAAATTGTTACTGCGGCCGCAAAAGCCAATCATGTATCAATATTACCGGTTGACAGTGAGCATAGTGCCATTTTGCAGTGTTTACAAGGAGAAGAGAACAAGAGTATCCGTCGTTTGCTTGTTACCGCTTCCGGTGGACCGTTTCGCGGTTTTACAACTGAACAATTGGAGAATGTATCCGTTGAGGATTGCCTTTGTCATCCTACCTGGACTATGGGTAGAAAGATTACAGTTGATTCTGCTACCCTTGCCAATAAAGGGCTGGAAGTTATGGAAGCAAAATGGCTGTTTGATATTGATTATGATCAAATTGAGGTGGTCGTACATCCCCAAAGCATGATTCATTCCATGGTGGAGTTTGTCGATGGAGCAGTTATGGCTCAATTAGGCAGACCGGATATGCGGGTACCGATTCAGTACGCCCTGACTTATCCGGAACGGATTACAGCTGATTTTCCTAAAATGGATTTCAAAACACTATCGGCACTGACATTTGAATCACCGGATAAAAATACCTTTCCTGCCTTGGCATTAGCCTATCAGGCAGGACGTGTGGGAGGTACTTTACCCTGTGTATTTAATGCTGCCAACGAAGTGGCGGTTTACGCTTTTTTACAGGAGAAAATTGGATTTTCTAAGATCACGGCAGTGGTAAAGGAAACAATGCACAGCCATTCTGCCATGCAGCATCCGGATATAGAGGCTATTTGTACTGCCGATTTTTGGGCTCGCCATAAGGCAAGGGAACTTGTAAAAATGATGAAGTGA
- the rpsB gene encoding 30S ribosomal protein S2 translates to MSVISMKQLLEAGVHFGHQTRRWNPKMAPYIFTERNGIYIIDLQKTVKKVEDAYNFVREVAEQGQTVLFVGTKKQAQEAVKEEALRCDMYYVNERWLGGMMTNFQTIQKRISRLRELEGMEEKGIFEVLPKKEVLTLRHEMERLQKFLGGIKNMNKLPGALFIIDPRKERIAVTEARNLGIPIVAIVDTNCDPDEIDYVIPGNDDAIRAVKLLTAKMADAVLEGHQGEQETAAAE, encoded by the coding sequence ATGTCAGTAATTTCAATGAAACAACTTTTGGAGGCCGGAGTTCATTTCGGTCATCAAACAAGAAGATGGAATCCTAAAATGGCTCCCTATATTTTTACGGAGCGTAATGGTATCTACATTATTGATTTACAGAAAACAGTAAAAAAGGTGGAGGACGCCTACAATTTTGTGCGTGAAGTCGCTGAACAGGGACAGACTGTTTTATTTGTTGGTACCAAAAAACAAGCACAGGAAGCAGTAAAAGAAGAAGCCCTCCGCTGTGATATGTACTACGTGAACGAAAGATGGCTAGGCGGTATGATGACTAATTTCCAAACAATCCAAAAACGGATTAGTCGGTTACGCGAACTAGAAGGTATGGAAGAAAAAGGAATATTTGAAGTGCTACCGAAAAAAGAAGTGCTTACACTGCGTCATGAAATGGAAAGACTGCAAAAGTTTCTTGGCGGTATTAAAAATATGAACAAATTACCGGGTGCTTTATTTATCATTGATCCGCGGAAGGAACGGATTGCCGTTACTGAAGCCCGCAATCTTGGTATTCCTATTGTGGCAATCGTTGATACCAACTGCGATCCGGATGAAATTGATTACGTCATTCCTGGAAATGACGATGCAATTCGTGCAGTTAAACTGCTTACCGCTAAAATGGCGGATGCTGTTTTAGAGGGTCACCAAGGTGAACAGGAAACTGCTGCGGCTGAGTAA
- a CDS encoding proline--tRNA ligase — MRVSQLYAPTLRETPAEAEVVSHQLMLRAGMLRKAAGGIYTYLPLTWRVLKKIETIVREEMDAQGGQELLMPIIQPAEMWQETGRWSVYGDEMFRLKDRHDRNFCLGPTHEEMITALVRTDVRSYRQLPLLLYQIQNKYRDEIRPRFGLMRGREFVMKDLYSFDLDEAGLDISYKKMYDAYTKIFTRCGLKFRAVEADAGAIGGSGTHEFMVIADSGEAAIVYCPQCDYAANVEKAELQLIPAAAEPLNPLTIKDTPGTKSIHDVTGFLKIKPEKTIKTIAYETDKGLVLALVRGDHEVNDIKVKNALNCLFIELASGKAIHDVLGSFAGFIGPVGIQNATIIADPTVMGMYNAVCGANKQDQHYVNVNPARDFSATIVSDIRLIQKNDPCPHCGAPLQTARGIEVGQVFKLHTKYSEALKATYLDVNGKEKPMVMGCYGIGVSRTMAAAIEQNNDEHGIIWPAAIAPFHAAVIPISSKDAGQMALAEKVYQELSDAGVETVLDDRNERPGVKFKDADLIGYPLKVTIGPKAMNENAIEVKVRRTGEVFYYGREDYITQIQSLLAVL; from the coding sequence ATGCGAGTTTCACAGCTATATGCTCCGACTTTGCGGGAAACGCCCGCAGAAGCCGAAGTGGTAAGTCATCAGCTTATGTTACGGGCCGGCATGCTCCGTAAAGCAGCTGGTGGCATCTATACGTATCTGCCGCTAACCTGGCGGGTTTTGAAAAAGATTGAAACTATTGTCCGAGAAGAAATGGATGCGCAGGGCGGGCAAGAATTGTTGATGCCGATTATCCAACCGGCTGAAATGTGGCAGGAAACCGGGCGCTGGAGTGTCTATGGGGACGAGATGTTCCGGTTAAAAGATCGGCATGACCGTAACTTTTGTCTTGGCCCTACCCATGAAGAGATGATTACAGCTTTAGTAAGAACAGATGTTCGTTCTTATCGGCAATTGCCGCTGCTGTTATATCAAATTCAGAACAAGTATCGGGATGAGATCCGGCCGCGGTTTGGATTAATGCGTGGTCGGGAGTTTGTGATGAAGGATCTGTATTCTTTTGATTTGGATGAAGCCGGTCTGGATATAAGTTATAAAAAGATGTATGATGCATACACTAAAATATTCACTCGCTGCGGACTGAAATTCCGTGCCGTAGAAGCGGATGCCGGCGCAATCGGCGGCAGCGGTACTCATGAGTTCATGGTGATCGCCGATTCCGGTGAGGCGGCCATCGTATATTGTCCTCAGTGTGATTATGCCGCCAATGTTGAGAAGGCTGAACTACAGCTGATCCCTGCGGCAGCAGAGCCGTTAAATCCCCTAACAATCAAGGATACACCGGGAACAAAATCCATTCATGATGTTACCGGATTTTTAAAAATCAAACCGGAGAAAACCATAAAAACAATTGCGTATGAGACCGATAAAGGTTTGGTGTTAGCCTTGGTGCGGGGCGATCATGAAGTGAATGACATCAAAGTGAAAAACGCCTTGAATTGTCTGTTTATTGAACTGGCTTCGGGGAAAGCGATTCATGATGTTCTTGGGAGTTTCGCCGGATTTATCGGACCGGTTGGAATACAGAACGCCACCATTATTGCGGATCCGACCGTTATGGGAATGTATAATGCCGTATGCGGCGCCAATAAGCAGGATCAACATTATGTTAATGTCAATCCTGCCCGTGACTTTAGCGCTACGATAGTTTCCGATATTCGCCTGATTCAAAAAAACGATCCTTGTCCTCATTGCGGCGCTCCACTCCAAACTGCCCGTGGAATTGAGGTGGGACAAGTATTCAAACTGCATACAAAATATAGCGAGGCACTAAAAGCCACTTATTTGGATGTAAACGGCAAGGAAAAACCGATGGTTATGGGATGCTATGGCATTGGAGTCAGCAGAACGATGGCGGCGGCGATTGAACAAAATAATGATGAACATGGGATCATCTGGCCGGCAGCGATAGCGCCTTTTCATGCAGCTGTTATACCCATCAGCAGTAAGGATGCCGGACAAATGGCATTGGCTGAAAAAGTATACCAGGAATTAAGCGACGCGGGAGTCGAAACCGTGTTGGATGACCGCAATGAGCGGCCTGGCGTTAAATTTAAAGATGCGGATCTGATTGGTTATCCGCTAAAAGTTACTATTGGTCCGAAAGCCATGAATGAAAACGCAATCGAAGTAAAAGTGCGTCGTACCGGTGAAGTTTTTTATTATGGCAGGGAAGATTATATTACGCAGATTCAGTCTTTGTTGGCTGTTCTCTAA
- a CDS encoding 4Fe-4S binding protein, with protein sequence MAYKISDECIACGTCAASCPVGAISEGDKYVISDECVECGACAAVCPVGAIQAP encoded by the coding sequence ATGGCTTATAAAATTAGTGATGAATGTATTGCATGTGGTACTTGTGCTGCTTCTTGCCCGGTTGGCGCAATCTCAGAAGGAGATAAATATGTAATTTCCGATGAGTGTGTTGAATGTGGTGCCTGTGCGGCAGTTTGCCCGGTTGGTGCAATTCAGGCTCCGTGA